AAGTAGAAATTTTGTTTCCGAAACTGTTTTTAAGGATAATGTTAAGAACACTTGAATGTCAAAAGGATTAAAAAATGAAAAGAGTATATGTAGCTGGAGCGTATTCTGGTACAGATGTACTAACAGTATTGAAAAATATCGGTAGGGGCGAGTGGTATGCAGCGGAAATGTTTGCAAAAGGGCTTTATCCGTTTGTGCCATGGTATGATAAAGATTTTGCTATCAAGTTGTGGGATAGAGATTTGACCGTTCAGCAATTTTATGATTACTCCATAGCGTGGCTTGATGTGAGCGAAGCAATGTTTTTAGTGCCTGGATGGAAGGATAGTAAAGGCACAATTGCGGAGATTGAACGAGCAAAAAAGTTAGGGATTCCGGTCTTTGAGGATTTGGATGCGTTGTATGGTTGGGCATTAAAAATATAATTTTTTAAAAGGAGAAATATGGATATTTCAGAAATTCCATTAAAGAAAGAAGCTTTCAGGAAAGAAATAGAGAGGATGGTTGTGGAGTTTAACAAAGAAACAGGAGTCAA
The window above is part of the Candidatus Cloacimonadota bacterium genome. Proteins encoded here:
- a CDS encoding DUF4406 domain-containing protein — encoded protein: MKRVYVAGAYSGTDVLTVLKNIGRGEWYAAEMFAKGLYPFVPWYDKDFAIKLWDRDLTVQQFYDYSIAWLDVSEAMFLVPGWKDSKGTIAEIERAKKLGIPVFEDLDALYGWALKI